The following DNA comes from Cheilinus undulatus linkage group 4, ASM1832078v1, whole genome shotgun sequence.
AGGAGTTTCTGATCTACTTCCTGCGTATAGACACAGGAGTTTCTGATCTACTTCCTGTGTATAAATATAGGAGTTTCTGGTCTATTTCCTGTGTATAAACACAGAAGTTTCTGATCTACTTCCTGTGTATAAACATAGGAGTTTCTGATCTACTTCCTGCGTATAGACACAGGAGTTTCTGATCTACTTCCTGTGTATAAATATAGGAGTTTCTGGTCTATTTCCTGTGTATAAACACAGAAGTTTCTGATCTACTTCCTGTGTATAAACACAGAAGTTTCTGATCTACTTCCTGTGTGTAAACATAGGAGTTTCTGATCTACTTCCTGTGTATAAACATAGGAGTTTATGATCTACTTCCTGTGTATAAACACAGAAGTTTCTGATCTACTTCCTGTGTATAAACATAGGAGTTTATGATCTACTTCCTGTGTATAAACACAGGAGTTTCTGATCTACTTCCTGTGTATAAACATAGGAGTTTATGATCTACTTCCTGTGTATAAACACAGGAGTTTCTGATCTACTTCCTGTGTATAAACATAGGAGTTTATGATCTACTTCCTGTGTATAAACACAGAAGTTTCTGATCTACTTCCTGTGTATAAACATAGGAGTTTATGATCTACTTCCTGTGTATAAACACAGAAGTTTCTGATCTACTTCCTGTGTATAAACATAGGAGTTTATGATCTACTTCCTGTGTATAAACATAGGAGTTTATGATCTACTTCCTGTGTATAAACACAGGAGTTTCTGATCTACTTCCTGTGTATAAACACAGAAGTTTCTGATCTACTTCCTGTGTATAAACATAGGAGTTTATGATCTTCTTCCTGTGTATAGACATAGGAGTTTATGATCTACTTCCTGTGTGTAAACATAGGAGTTTATGATCTACTTCCTGTGTATAAACATAGGAGTTTATGATCTACTTCCTGTGTATAAACACAGAAGTTTCTGATCTACTTCCTGTGTATAAACATAGGAGTTTATGATCTACTTCCTGTGTATAAACACAGGAGTTTCTGATCTACTTCCTGTGTATAAACACAGAAGTTTCTGATCTACTTCCTGTGTATAAACATAGGAGTTTATGATCTACTTCCTGTGTATAAACACAGAAGTTTCTGATCTACTTCCTGTGTAATTCGCCCTGCTAACATGCTTATGTTGTGTCTAAGAGCATGAAAACTTTCAGGACAGAAGGACAACTGTGCAGACAGCTATGTTTTGACAGGTCTCTAATTGCGACCCCCCCTCCCCCAAATATATTGCGATTTGATTCCTGATTATTCCTTAACCTTCTTTTactcctaaacaagggctgaacaattctttaaaaatatctcattctgatgattttggCCCAAATTGCCAAGaataaagtacaaaaatgaaggtaggatttttttgtagactattctaagaAAAAATGGtgcttgaatgattgcatatgtcatgcattacatctctgctgcaaacaaaagttttaaactgctattttaacacaaattgtGGCTGAGATGTAATccaatttttgattaattgctcagccctaTCATGTATGTGAAGACTCCCACTAGAATGCCTCTCCTGTTAAAATGAAGCTTCATACGCCATGGTTCCAGCATTTCTCTGCAGTGTGTTGCTGCTAACGTGATCCTGTactccctcacacacaaacataaaggCTCTGACAGGCTAACCCTCGCTGACTAAGCATCACTGATCCTAACAGTTCAGACGGATGTTAGAGTGTCGTTATAAAACACTCTGCTGAAGAATACCAACAAAGGAGCAGAAGCTAAAACATCAAATATAAGAGTGCAGCAGACCCTAAAGCCTCAGTCCTATTAAAACAGCTCTCATttaaatttaagtgaggagcagagggctctcatgtagaccctggttaAAACATCAGAATTCCCCTTCAGTTGTTGTGGCGTCATCGTCTGATCAcacaaacatgatcaataacGTCCACCCTTCTCATTAACGTAAACTCCTCCTTCTTTAGTCCCCTCAGAATCATCAGCAGCCTCTTCTTAAACCGCGGCCGTCTTTAAAGAGTTTCACTAGAACAGGGTAGACTCTTACAGGATTCAGCTCtgttaaaataaagatgatCTAGAACCCGTGGGACTGAAACGCCTCTTCATTCATACTCAATCACACATCCCGACTAAAGAGCGGTCATAAATTAGGCCTACGATGGCGAACACGAGCGGGTTGGTCCTGATCCTCAAGCTTCGAGCGAGAAAACTCTAAAAAGAAGCCGAGAGCGAGGAGgaaacacaaaataagaaattaggCAGCAGCAAACAGTGTCAGTCCTCTCTGAGTCCTGATTTAGAGGCCAGGAGTCTCTGCATCCTCACAGAGGAGCCGCCAAAGTTCACCAGAGAGGAGAATCAGACAGGATGTGATGTCAGCAGGGAGAGAGCGGAGACGCTTCCTCCACTTTTCCAGTCAAACTCAAACTCAGAGATCAGAAATCAGTTCCAGCACCTTTGGGTTTCTCCAGCAATGGCCGACCGAAAGGTCACCACAGGTCACCAGGAGAAGCTTCCAGAGACTTTTCTGACGAAGgtgggaggaggagaaggaacGCTGAAGATCTAAAGCCCAAATCAGACCAGAGATTGTGAAGCTCACAGCCAACGGATTCATGGAAACCAGGAATCCAAAAcccagaaacaaagaaaaaaaacaaacagttttacagtggaatcaaaaatgaaaatctttatgttttattttctgatcataacatgaaaaaaacagaacacggtggtgtaacattctttttctcctctctgtttgaCCACTGGAGAGGTTGTGAAGAAAGGATGTTACATCACCAGCGTTCTGCTCTGTGATCTTTCTTTCCTGActggaacaaaaaaacaaaaacatgaaaataaaactttttctttttttccatttctttttagaaaacagtaaaatgtttttgttttcagttttttagtcTCTGGGCTCTGAGACGCCTAACACGCTAAAGCCAGCTGGGATCCCTGGCATCGCTGTGAGCCAATCAGCTCTGAGCGGTGGCGCTCTAAGATGGTCGTGTAGCGtcgtgaatctttggtctgaccTGGGCAGAGGGGATTATGGGGACTAGAGAGAGTTTTGAGTATTTTGGGGTTCATTCTGATCCTTGTGTCCATGGAAAAGCCCTTCAGGATTACTCCGCTGCAGTTCTCTGTGGGCAGGCTCCGCCTACTGGCCAGGTGTGGCATCGCCTCGTGTTACCTATTCTCCTTCAGCAGCAGGCGGAAGTTGTGCAGCTGATGTATGCTGGTGGACAATCtgacagagagaagagggatcatcagcatcatcagtgACTATGGAAGGTCTTTCAGAAACCAGGTGACGTCCACGCCACGCGTACCTGCCGAAGCCGTTCAGTAAGGCCACGATCTCCTGGCGAGTCAGCTGGAAACCTTTGGAGGGGCTGTGCTCTGGAAGGTTCTGGATCTCTTTCTCAGAGAAGAGGATCTTCAAGGCCGTACCCAGACCCTGAGTCTGCACACGGGGAACACGGGAGAGCGTTAGACGTCTGTTCGCCACAGACACACGAATGTCAGAATTATAATTATCATAGGATCTAATTCTAAGTGTCTGATTGGTCTCTCACCTGCAGCTTTCCCCACAGACGACATTTACTACAGCCGACACAGTCCATGATCCtggagatgtttttaaaatggagACGGAACTCCTCCTGGAAAACACAGAAGGAACGACTCCTCTTCATCACAAAAACCTCCAAAATTAAACTTTCATCGAGCTGATTAAACAGGATTCAGGAGAAAAGAAGTCAGACTTCCTGAGtgaggaggaagatgaagatgacAGAAACGAAGAAGACGAAAGACAAGGACAATGAAGAACATGAACACGAAGAAGACCAccagaaagaaaataagaaaacaaagaaagggagaaagaaagacaaaaacacagacacccATGAAGAAGACGACGACCTAGAAGATGGTGAAGAGGAGGACGAAGAACAaatcaaagaagaagaaaacgaAGACGACAAAAAGGAATAAGACAGAGAAAGCTAAAAACAGGCTACGCCATGAACAGGAAGTGGCTTTTCTTCCTCCGTGCTGGATGCTGAGATCCTGTCTGAGACTTCTGGGCTCACCTTTAACGTTTTGGCCTCCATCTTGTGTCCAGCAAACATGGACTTCTCATCAAAGTGCATGGGGAACGTTCTGGAAGACAGGAAGTAGTCATACACTGAAACCTGCGTGTGTAAGTATTTATGAATGCGGAGTAAAACCAGCGTACTTGATCTCGTTGAAgatctgcagcagcagctccttgGTGGCGCCGTCCTCCTCAGAGTTTCCCGTGTACAGGTTGACGATGGCTCGTTCGAAGTACGGAGCGACCTTGTAGAGCGCTCGCAGCTCGATCAGGTACAGGAAGTAGAGGTTCTTTAGCCGCCGCGTGCCCTCACCTTTCGTCTCCGCCGTGTCGAAGCGCTGCCGGAACTCCTGAACGTTTGGACCCCAGACCGAGCGGCCCCAGCCCTCTGAGGAAAAACGCCAAAAACGCCAACGTGTGAGGGTTACTACAGGATACAGCATCCACCGGCTCGGttcagagcaggggtgtcaaactcagtcacagagggggccagattctggatcaAGGTCTGACCTGAGGACCTAACAGGGGCCATGTTTAAccaaactgttaacctcattttcaccagtaataaacgATGGGGAAAAACCAGCACTGAtggtaaatgattttaagatttaaaaagtcaaaatgataagttaaaaggatcaaaatctgagattaaaagtcaatcTTATAcgtgcaaaaggtcaaaacacaaaattagaagttaaaataatgcttttaaaaggctaatatataaaaatagaaagccacaatcatgtttttaaggccaaaatatgacttaaatttaaaattgtgaacctaaaaggtcaaaatatgagtcaATTAACAGTCAATTATAAATAGAATAtgccaaaatattagaaaaaaataaatatgagattaaaaaaaaatctaaataatcgattgaaaaagcctaaatattagctaaaagtcaaaataataaatgtttaagatcaaaatatggtataaaaagtaaaaataataaattttaaaggtcaaatatggtataaaagtcaaaatcataaatgtaaaatggcaaaatatggtataaaaagtaaaaataataactgtaaaaggtgaaaacataaaagtccaaataatagctATAAGGCATAATTGTGctatgcaaaattgaaaatataaaattacacaaatgaatttcccacatttccttttatctaattatttttaccttttatatatatatatatatatatgtatatattttttttaatttaaatttttcattacttaaggatatttgatatcatcaaggttaagttcatgtttttatcccagaggaaatctgcagagctcagatttaggccttaagtttgacatccctggttTACAGGCTTAAAATAAACTGCTGAACGCCAGAAACAAGAAGAAGATATCACTAAGGGTTTGTTAGTGAAGCTGGTTTCAGGCTGTAGTAGACAGAGGAAGTTCATCGCCTCTgcgtttattttactttactgtCAGAACTTCTAgtttaaatgtaaattctttCTTTTGGCATTTCAAACctttataaacacatttttgggCCTCAATGACCGCAGTAAGGATTCTGAATTGACTGCTGCAGCCTTcagtaatgtttgcagtgtaaTCCACTAGAATAGCATCTAATACAGCTACAGCTAACATTCTTTTCTGTGTAAATAACACCAGAACAGTCAGGAAACTATGGCCTGGCACGTTAGTGGATAAAAACAGATTATTCATTCAGGACTTCTGGAGATAAACACCAGACCAACAGCCTGGCTCATGcttcacaggctcagagggatTCGTACCGTCCAGCAGATACTCGGCACACAGATGGATGTTGATGCTGCTGTGGAGGCCGGAGATGAGTCTGTAGAAAACCCTCTTCTCCAAGCACAGACCTGCAGAGACAGTTCACCTGTTATTAACCTGGAGCTACCAGAACAATCCAGAGGACCGTCTCATCCCCGTGGAGCAGAGCTTATTTATGATGGTGGAGGACAGTCTCACCTTCCAGCCAGTTGTAGAAACCTTCTCCTGAAACCACAAAGACTGGATCAGCTGTTTGTAAAAACACACGGCAGAGAAAGACGATCATAAAAACCTGGGTTTACTCACCGTCGTCATCTCCTGAGAACAGAAGCAGAGAATAAATCTGTTAGGTCTGATTTAtttatcacaaacacacacaaacacaccccagCAACAGCACCAAGAAGACTGCTGAGCTCCAAAATACACAGGAAGAAGAATGTAGTgtcactacccagagtgcactgcacacaaatatcagcctacatgtCAGTTTATTTCTCTGCAAACAGAAATGAAGACATGACCTGCAGGTACGAAACAAAGCAAGCAGACATGTGGACTTCCTCTAGCTAATATATGTGAGACTTCATTATCCTAGACAATATTAGACTGTCagatctcatgaatttgtgtttttattatctaaaactctactttatctcatgaatttgtgtttttattatctaaaactctactttatctcatgaatttgtgtttttattctctaaaactctactttatctcatgaatttgtgtttttattatctaaaactctactttatctcatgaatttgtgtttttattctctaaaactctactttatctcatgaatttgtgtttttattatctaaaactctactttatctcatgaatttgtgtttttattctctaaaactctactttatctcatgaatttgtgtttttattatctaaaactctactttatctcatgaatttgtggttttattatcttaaattctactttatctcatgaatttgtgtttttattctctaaaactctactttatctcatgaatttgtgtttttattctctaaaactctactttatctcatgaatttgtgtttttattctctaaaactctactttatctcatgaatttgtgtttttattatcttaaattctactttatctcatgaatttgtggttttattatcttaaattctactttatctcatgaatttgtgtttttattatcttaaattctactttatctcatgaatttgtgattttattatctaaaactctactttatctcatgaatttgtggttttattatcttaaattctacttttctcatgaatttgtgtttttattatcttaaattctactttatctcatgaatttgtgtttttattctctaaaactctactttatctcatgaatttgtgtttttattatctaaaactctactttatctcatgaatttgtgtttttattatctaaaactctactttatctcatgaatttgtgtttttattatctaaaactctactttatctcatgaatttgtgtttttattctctaaaactctactttatctcatgaatttgtgtttttattctctaaaactctactttatctcatgaatttgtgtttttattctctaaaactctactttatctcatgaatttgtgtttttattatctaaaactctactttatctcatgaatttgtgtttttattctctaaaactctactttatctcatgaatttgtggttttattatcttaaattctactttatctcatgaatttgtggttttattatcttaaattctactttatctcatgaatttgtgtttttattctctaaaactctactttatctcatgaatttgtgtttttattctctaaaactctactttatctcatgaatttgtggttttattatctaaaactctactttatctcatgaatttgtggttttattatctaaaactctactttatctcatgaatttgtgtttttattatctaaaactctactttatctcatgaatttgtgtttttattctctaaaactctactttatctcatgaatttgtgtttttattatctaaaactctactttatctcatgaatttgtgtttttattatctaaaactctactttatctcatgaatttgtgtttttattatcttaaattctactttatctcatgaatttgtgtttttattctctaaaactctactttatctcatgaatttgtgtttttattatctaaaactctactttatctcatgaatttgtgtttttattatcttaaattctactttatctcatgaatttgtgtttttattatctaaaactctactttatctcatgaatttgtgtttttattatcttaaattctactttatctcatgaatttgtgtttttattctctaaaactctactttatctcatgaatttgtgtttttattatctaaaactctactttatctcatgaatttgtgtttttattatcttaaattctactttatctcatgaatttgtgattttattatctaaaactctactttatctcatgaatttgtgtttttattatcttaaattctactttatctcatgaatttgtgtttttattatctaaaactctactttatctcatgaatttgtggttttattatctaaaactctactttatctcatgaatttgtggttttattatctaaaactctactttatctcatgaatttatggttttattatctaaaactctactttatctcatgaatttgtggttttattatctaaaactctactttatctcatgaatttgtgtttttattatctaaaactctactttatctcatgaatttgtgtttttattatctaaaactctactttatctcatgaatttgtgtttttattatcttaaattctactttatctcatgaatttgtgtttttattatctaaaactctactttatctcatgaatttgtgtttttattctctaaaactctactttatctcatgaatttgtggttttattatcttaaattctactttatctcatgaatttgtggttttattatcttaaattctactttatctcatgaatttgtgtttttattatctaaaactctactttatctcatgaatttgtggttttattatcttaaattctactttatctcatgaatttgtggttttattatcttaaattctactttatctcatgaatttgtggttttattatcttaaattctactttatctcatgaatttgtgtttttattatctaaaactctactttatctcatgaatttgtgtttttattatcttaaattctactttatctcatgaatttgtggttttattatcttaaattctactttatctcatgaatttgtgtttttattatcttaaattctactttatctcatgaatttgtggttttattatcttaaattctactttatctcatgaatttgtgtttttattatctaaaactctactttatctcatgaatttgtgtttttattatctaaaactctactttatctcatgaatttgtgtttttattatcttaaattctactttatctcatgaatttgtgtttttattatctaaaactctactttatctcatgaatttgtggttttattatctaaaactctactttatctcatgaatttgtgtttttattatctaaaactctactttatctcatgaatttgtgtttttattatcttaaattctactttatctcatgaatttgtgtttttattatctaaaactctactttatctcatgaatttgtgtttttattctctaaaactctactttatctcatgaatttgtgtttttattatcttaaattctactttatctcatgaatttgtggttttattatcttaaattctactttatctcatgaatttgtgtttttattatctaaaactctactttatctcatgaatttgtggttttattatcttaaattctacttttctcatgaatttgtggttttattatcttaaattctacttttctcatgaatttgtggttttattatcttaaattctactttatctcatgaatttgtgtttttattatctaaaactctactttatctcatgaatttgtgtttttattatcttaaattctacttttctcatgaatttgtggttttattatcttaaattctactttatctcatgaatttgtgtttttattatctaaaactctactttatctcatgaatttgtgtttttattatctaaaactctactttatctcatgaatttgtgtttttattctctaaaactctactttatctcatgaatttgtgtttttattatcttaaattctactttatctcatgaatttgtgtttttattatctaaaactctactttatctcatgaatttgtggttttattatctaaaactctactttatctcatgaatttgtgtttttattatctaaaactctactttatctcatgaatttatggttttattatcttaaattctactttatctcatgaatttgtggttttattctctaaaactctactttatctcatgaatttgtggttttattatcttaaattctactttatctcatgaatttgtgtttttattctctaaaactctactttatctcatgaatttgtgtttttattatcttaaattctactttatctcatgaatttgtggttttattctctaaaactctactttatctcatgaatttgtggttttattctctaaaactctactttatctcatgaatttgtggttttattatcttaaattctactttatctcatgaatttgtggttttattatcttaaattctactttatctcatgaatttgtggttttattatcttaaattctactttatctcatgaatttatggttttattatcttaaattctactttatctcatgaatttgtgtttttattctctaaaactctactttatctcatgaatttgtgtttttattctctaaaactctactttatctcatgaatttgtggttttattctctaaaactctactttatctcatgaatttgtggttttattatcttaaattctactttatctcatgaatttgtggttttattctctaaaactctactttatctcatgaatttgtggttttattatcttaaattctactttatctcatgaatttatggttttattatcttaaattctactttatctcatgaatttgtgtttttattatctaaaactctactttatctcatgaatttgtgtttttattatctaaaactctactttatctcatgaatttgtggttttattatctaaaactctactttatctcatgaatttgtggttttattatctaaaactctactttatctcatgaatttgtggttttattatcttaaattctactttatctcatgaatttgtggttttattatctaaaactctactttatctcatgaatttgtggttttattatctaaaactctactttatctcatgaatttgtggttttattatctaaaactctactttatctcatgaatttgtgtttttattatctaaaactctactttatctcatgaatttgtggttttattatctaaaactctactttatctcatgaatttgtgtttttattatctaaaactctactttatctcatgaatttatggttttattatcttaaattctactttatctcatgaatttgtggttttattctctaaaactctactttatctcatgaatttgtggttttattatcttaaattctactttatctcatgaatttgtggttttattctctaaaactctactttatctcatgaatttgtggttttattatcttaaattctactttatctcatgaatttatggttttattatcttaaattctactttatctcatgaatttgtgtttttattatcttaaattctactttatctcatgaatttgtgtttttattatctaaaactctactttatctcatgaatttgtggttttattatctaaaactctactttatctcatgaatttgtgtttttattatctaaaactctactttatctcatgaatttgtggttttattatcttaaattctactttatctcatgaatttgtgtttttattctctaaaactctactttatctcatgaatttgtggttttattatcttaaattctactttatctcatgaatttgtggttttattctctaaaactctactttatctcatgaatttgtgtttttattatctaaaactctactttatctcatgaatttgtgtttttattatctaaaactctactttatctcatgaatttgtgtttttattatctaaaactctactttatctcatgaatttatggttttattatcttaaattctactttatctcatgaatttgtggttttattctctaaaactctactttatctcatgaatttatggttttattatcttaaattctactttatctcatgaatttgtgtttttattatctaaaactctactttatctcatgaatttgtgtttttattatcttaaattctactttatctcatgaatttatggttttattatcttaaattctactttatctcatgaatttatggttttattatcttaaattctacttttctcatgaatttgtggttttattatcttaaactctactttatctcatgaatttgtggttttattatcttaaattctactttatctcatgaatttgtgattttattatctaaaaatctactttatctcatgaatttgtgttttattatctctaaaactctactttatctcatgaatttgtgttttattatctaaattctactttatctcatgaatttgtggttttattatcttaaattctactttatctcatgaatttgtggttttattatctaaaaatatactttatctcatgaatttgtgtttttattatattaaattATAATTTATCTAatgaatttgtggttttattatcttaaaactctactttatctcatgaatttgtgtttttattatcttaaattctactttatctcatgaatttatggttttattatcttaaattctactttatctcatgaatttgtggttttattatcttaaattctacttttctcatgaatttgtgtttttattatcttaaattctactttatctcatgaatttgtggttttattatcttaaattctactttatctcatgaatttatggttttattatcttaaattctactttatctcatgaatttgtgtttttattatctaaaactctactttatctcatgaatttgtggttttattctctaaaactctactttatctcatgaatttgtgtttttattatcttaaattctactttatctcatgaatttgtgtttttattatcttaaattctactttatctcatgaatttgtggttttattatcttaaattctactttatctcatgaatttgtgtttttattatctaaaactctactttatctcatgaatttgtgtttttattatcttaaattctactttatctcatgaatttatggttttattatcttaaattctacttttctcatgaatttgtgtttttattatctaaaactctactttatctcatgaatttgtgtttttattatcttaaattctactttatctcatgaatttgtggttttattatcttaaattctactttatctcatgaatttgtgtttttattatcttaaattctactttatctcatgaatttgtgtttttattatctaaaactctactttatctcatgaatttgtgtttttattatctaaaactctactttatctcatgaatttgtggttttattatcttaaattctactt
Coding sequences within:
- the ero1b gene encoding ERO1-like protein beta isoform X2, which produces MLRGICFLLSFLALRGLLHSELTGVLDDCFCDVESIDVFNNFKIYPRIKKLTERDYFRYYRVILKRPCPFWPDDGHCAIKDCHVEPCPESKIPVGIKSGNYNKYSQAANTMSDMTECEQAKELGAINSTLSNQSKEAFADWARHDDAQDHFCELDDETSPDAEYVDLLLNPERYTGYKGPSAWRVWNSIYEENCFKPRSVYRPLNPLAPSRGDDDGEGFYNWLEGLCLEKRVFYRLISGLHSSINIHLCAEYLLDEGWGRSVWGPNVQEFRQRFDTAETKGEGTRRLKNLYFLYLIELRALYKVAPYFERAIVNLYTGNSEEDGATKELLLQIFNEIKTFPMHFDEKSMFAGHKMEAKTLKEEFRLHFKNISRIMDCVGCSKCRLWGKLQTQGLGTALKILFSEKEIQNLPEHSPSKGFQLTRQEIVALLNGFGRLSTSIHQLHNFRLLLKENR